The Puntigrus tetrazona isolate hp1 chromosome 3, ASM1883169v1, whole genome shotgun sequence nucleotide sequence CGCGCTGTATTCATCCACGAGCTGCTGAACCACCTCACGAGAGTTATCCAGCTCGTCAAAGTTGTCCTTGAATATGTCCTCCTTCCTGAACTGTTCGAGGAAggcctcctcttcctcagctTATCATACTGACGACAGGTGCGCTCAAACAGCTAGGAGTGAGGGAGAGGAGGACAGAGGTTAAAGAGTCCGCTCAAATCTAGCCTTTCTACATACAAGACAACGTTTTTGTCCCCATGTCTTTGACTGAtgaatttccttttaaaaatgtatatatatttttatggcaCTCTTGGACAGTCTAGCTGATTAACAATCTTAGAGTTAATATCTTCTATCAATCTTAGAGTTAATAGGTTTTTCATAATGATGGAAACCCTGGTTCAATGGTGTTTGGGGTTCtgaaaaaatgactaattaatgtaattatgtgGGGTGTTAATGAATCCTTAATTTTAAGATCAGTATGATCAAcgttttgcttttataaaaaaatgttattcaacaAATCTCAATCAATTACActtgaaatattgtaaaaaatgtaattgttactGAAGAATTGTCACAATTGCTTTCaacgttaataataaaaataagcagtatattagcatattaaaatgatttctgttgtcgagtgacactgaggactggagAAATTCAAcagaaacaaattttaaaatcagttggaagttatttcaaaatgttacagattactgtatttttagtttaataactGCAGTCTTGACGAGCATAAGacacttacaaaaacaaacaaaaaaacttattaACCCCAAACTTCATATATCCAATAACAATTGATatagatgaaataaaaagcaaaaatctatAAATGACCAATGTAGTACCTAGTTCAAACCCACTTTTAAACAGTACAGACTTTAGGGTTAGGTCTTACTGAAGAGATGCTGGTGTGATTAGCCATCATAAGTCCACTGACACGATGAGCTGACGGCAGGTAGGGGGATCGGCGAGACAGTGCCACCTGAATACTCGCGGACCCCATGGGATAAAATTAGCCAACTTTCTCTCCCTGATTCGCTGCAAACTCTTGTGGACCTGCAGAGACGCATATAAACATATGAACATGAGGACATGCACATTTAACTTCAAATAAGCTGCGTTTATTTAACGTGCTCACACCTGTGTGGGGTCCACCTCTCCCTGAATGATGTTGAGAATGGCAATGTAGCAATGATTGGTCTGACGGTCTCGGCCTGTGGACACCATAACATTCTTGGGCTGCAGGAGCCTCCTCATCACATCAAGAACTGTAGTCTTCCTCACACTCGCCACCTGAAAAGGTGAAATTCAATTTCATAATGATTATTAGAACCAAGTCAACAGACACGAAAAAGAAGATtagaaatgtcatgttttactAATTAAACGCAGTAATTTCTGCAAAGGATCTTAATGCAAATTCCCACATTTGACCAACTTACAGCCTGATCGGTGGTCAGTGGTGTGTATCCAGTCATGAGGAAGTGGAGGCGGGGAGTAGGGATGAGGGATGCAATCAAACCAATCAGATCATTGTTCATATATCCAGGGTAACGGAGGGTTGTTGTGCTTGCTGACATTATAGTGGACACCTGTTAAAGAAAAGCACACTTGTCTTTTGATAATCCAAGTGAATGGggaacaacaataaaacagtctcctttatttccattttatattGTGTTGTGTTGGGTGTTCTAATGGCGCACTAAACGTATCGTATATGTAAAAGCAGCTGGTGTCAAAGAACATAAAAGCCTAGACTGGTGAAACAGGTTTCCTATTTGCACTCTGGTCACCCTTTAGAGAAATCTACATGCTGTATTGTTAAAGTTTCATATGACCGAGTCTATTAGAGGTGATGAAGACAGTGATGGATGAGCTGACAAAGTAAACTCTGAGCAGGGCTCTATAATAATGGGCGTATAAGAAGGAAAGCATAGATGAGCGCTGCACGGTTGACTGACTGGTTATTTATTACCAGATCATTAGAATGTGACACAACAGCATGTCAGGCAGCTGATGACAACTTTTGGATCAGGCAACTCCCATGTTTCATCCTTCTGAAACTGACAGGCTGAACTATTTCAAATTTTAAGCAGATAATACAATACGACTATAAAGGAGCACCCAGCTGCTTTCTAATATTAACATTCTGTGGTTTAGCGTATACATTTTCTTGACATTTGCATATACAGTGAAATCCTTCTCTCATTTATCTTGTTGCCAAACAAGCCCGCGACTGGCTTTAGTTAGGTTGATTTTCTGATCGTCTGGATTATGTAAATGCAGATCTTATCGCAGGAGAGCTGCCAATGCCCAATTGTGATTAATATATAAGGGGTGACTCTACTGTCCCTGCATGAACCGTGCCAGGCCTGTCCCTCTATTTGCTGCAGGGATGGGGTTTAAAAACGACACACTCTGGGCTGGATGCTTCAGATCAAGACAGATGAACTGGGGCCTGTattttaacatgctgattttTAAAACTCACCAGTTGGTTAATCTGAGAGAAAGAGGGGTTCTGTATGTGCAGCCGGTCCGTGGCGATTCTGTTCAAAGCAGTATTGTCCAGCACAACCTGAAAGAGAtatggaaagagaaaaagaaggaaagagattTTTAACCACATGCAAGACTGTGTTGTAGGTCTTCTCGGGACCTAAGATCTGAGTCGACATATCCATTTTAAATGGAACTTTCAATGCAActtaaatctgaataaaagaaatagctcacccaataattaaaatttttttacccTCAAGTAGTTTCAGACCGGTATAAATTGTTTTTccgaacacaaatgaagatattttgaaaagtttgtaaccaggcttttttgggtcaccattgattttcattgcatttttccTCCTACTAgaaaagtcaatggtgacccaaaacaacctgcttttaacttttttccaaaatatcttccGTTGTGTTTGGCAGAGCAAAGAAATTCCTATAGGTTTGGAAGTAAACCTGGTGTGTATCTGGTGTGTGGTGAcaaagtctctttaagacaagTCATGTTACTAGGAGGCCATCTTTGAAATACGTCTCAGGAATCCAAGTGCAGCTCCTATCTCTCTGTAttggaaaatattacattctagAAGGTGGGGCTTCCTGTGATTGATTGGCCATTTTAAGTGTTGCATTTTCCCCCATACAAAACTAGAGTGACACGTCTTAGGTATTTTACAGTCTATGGTGGTGAGCACACTGGCGCTGTTGTCCTGTGGCTGCCGTCACATCATCCAAGTGGATGATTCACactggtggaggaggaggagagaccCCCAACATGATTGTAAAGCACTTTGGGTGTACAGCAATACAcaataaagcactatataaacaCTTCATTTATTCGTTCATTCATACCTTATTCATAGGGCAAGTAAAGtgtagaattttcatttttgggtgaactactcttttaacgtatttaaaattgtaatttaaattagaaaatagaGAATCCATTTCTAAATAGAGAACCAAGCAACACTTGACAGGTAGAGCTAACATTGACAAGGGCATGGGTTGGATttccagaaaacacacagaaaaatgtctttaaagttTGTCTTAAAAACACTGCAAGTTACTTTGGAAAACAGTGTCTGCTAAAggaatgaatgtaaatataaagaagTGGATTCATAATGAAAGAAATACATTGTTGTGGGAGCTGTATCAAGAATTGCCATCTTGCTTACAGTCACAGTGTAGAACaatgtcaatatttaattttcaagcaGACtttcaatattatatttaaaaccaaTGTGGTTAATATGTGATATGGAAAAATTATATACTCTTATGATTGCTGCGTTactttcttttattattgttatgatgattatgttagaattttttttctttttctgcaaaCCTTGCTGAATACCAATGAAATTCCAAATTCAATATGCCAATTTTGTTAACATTTCAGCTaatgaactgaaaaaataaacccCCCGAATCTTAAAatttagttcacccaaaaattacaattctgccATTAAATACGTACCCTTACGTCATTCCAAAGACATTTGTTcatctgcagaaaaaaaatcttaatgtgtgttctgaagataaacaaaagttttctgtgaactatccctttaaaactttGGCCCtaattgtattacatttatacaatatattttgtataggTACAATATTGATGTATACAAGCTGAAATATTTGGGTGAAACTCACTTTTAAAGATAGAACAGAGATTTGCTTGatttcatatatgtgtgttttgaagataaGATAAGTCTAAGGAGTTTAGAACAAAATGGAGGTGAGCAAATTACgacaaatgtctttttaattcagttaagAATAATGCCTCAGACTTGGTGTTAGCCTTACATCTGTATTCTCatcaaagaaagacagaaaatctTCAACCTTTATTAACCTCCTTATCCTTGGAGCTGACTCTCTGATCTGACATTATTATATCTGCGAGAGACAATAATGAAGCTAGCAGACAGCTGCAAGAAACACAATATGCATAAAACAGATCTTACCTTTACTAATGACATTTGCTCCACTAAAGCCCAATCTATTCTGAACCGCAGCCCTCAGCTATAGAGATTAACTGGAGATATGAATAATGATGTAATGCTTTAGTCTTGTGTTATGATGATCAAACTCATAAATCCCTTTAAAACTCAGAGAAGAATATAATACAAACACGATTACTGGCTCCTCAGAGAGTCAATAGGAtgtgtttgttgtgtaaatATCTGCTCAATCATGTGCTGATGGATATCAGTATGAAAGTAAAATAGAAAGTGTTGTTGACATAACTAAATATTTGCAGTCCAGATGTACAGATATGACAGTACTCTGCATGGTTTATGAAACTAAACCCAGAGACCAAGCTATTGTTAATAAGGAGGAAATGGCTGGAGAGAAGTGGATAATCACATAGGACAAACTCTCTTTTCTCCATCCACTGCTGTTTAGGGAATGAAAGcaggagaggaagaaagaagGTCTGTTTGGGAAGGTGGATTGTGTAACTGAGGAAATGTGCAGTTAGAGTAGCAGGCTGCATACGAGAGAGGCTCTGTTTCAAAtagaaacacattcatttaaGATACACAACcctggagtgtgtttgtgtgtacaaaTGTGTTACACCTCCTAAATTCTAGGCCAGCTGAAAAGGTTAAGAgacagtgtgcgtgtgtgtgtgcacgcatgtGCATGTGTTCATTCACTCACCACACAATCTGCATTCTGGGTCAGTCTCTTTAACGTCAGAAGAGAATTATATGGCTGTACGACAACATCACTCATCTCATCTTGGTTAGGAAAGACAGAGTAAGTCTGAACCAGTTTTTTAGGATacctaaaaaagaaagaatggcTGAATGTTTAAGGCACAAGAACACGTGCCCAGCCAAACGCCGCTGGTGCCCTTGAGGTTGCACACGCAATGGTATTAAACACACCCCTAAAGAGAGGTAATTACACCCGGAGATGGCCGCTGTCGCATGCATCTCCCTCTAATTACACCGACTGCCACCCAAACGCTTCATGACTGCAAGTCTAGACGAACAATGCAGAGGGTGTGGATCTGTTCTTCAGGAGAGGGAGTGTGGACTGCTAAATCAGTCAGAGCAGGGGGAGTCAAAGTCCTGTAACAGTCAATTGCGTTTTCGCACCTGTCGTTCAGTCGCTCCAATAGGTATGACCCAAGACCAGATCCTGTTCCCCCAGCGATTGAGTGGCAAAGCACAAACccctgaaaataaaacacatttacatttaaaacacatctatatgtgtacttatatatatatatataaacattttcagtctaatttattttgaacaaaattgAGATTTTGGCAATACTGCGATTAAactatatatcaaaataatggGACTGAGCTAATGATTTTAGTAAGCATActagtattaaaatatatgacatccatcaaaaaaaaaaaaaaaaaggcatttaaacaCCTTAATCCCATCATTACAGCTCTGACCAAAGTGCACATGTGCAAATGAACTCCTTGACATCTTTCGTAAGCAGGCCCAGTTCTAGGGGTGTTAATCACCTCAAATGAAAGCAAGAGCACCCTCGGCTCAGTTTTGTTGATTGTTGAGTTAAGTTTGCGAATCCTTTCATTATAACAAACAAAGTGCAGACATTTCTTGCATTACTAAGAATCCTGAAGAAAATATGTTGCCAccataataataagcagcacaacGGATTTCAACAgtgatgagaaatgtttcagaaagcaaattagcatattgggatgatttctgaaggatcatgtgaagactggagtaatgatgctgaaaattcagctttgcatcactggaataaattacattttaaaaattatattttaattataataatatttcactatttcaATATTACTTATCTGACACTATGTCACTTAGTTAGGTTCAATGAttagttaaataatttatttttgtttagaaaaaaaaaaaggtaaattcaAATCACATTCAATTTAATCTTCCTTttagaatattgtgaaatatatcaCACGTTGGGTAAACCGATTGAGTTGTTTTTGCCCCCACATTTTTAATACCtcgggaattttttttttttgccccaaACCCTAACTAGTCTTTATGTCGGGTCACTCAACTTTCAGCAGTTAGCATGATATactgcgcacacacacgcacacacacacacacacacacacacacacacacacacacacacacacacacacacacacacacacacacacacacacacacacacacacgcacgcacacgcacgcacacaacTAACTGACTGACTGGTAACACCATCCTCCAAACCACTCCCTAACCTCTAGTTACATACAAGTAATACATGTGCACGCAAACATCAGTATTTGCAGATAATAAAGTGAACGACACCGATTACAAAGGGAGGGCTGAGTCTGTTGTTTTAATGGGAGGAACATCTGTATCTTGTAAATTAAGAGTGCAAAATAGCACCTTTGTATAACTATCTGCAGACAATCGtatgcatataaacatatatacatatttaatgaaaatgtagctATATGTATACATAGGTCTATGTATGTCTGCAAGTTAAAAAAGACCAGAGAACTGTAGAAAGGGGTGCAGGGAAAaaagcaatggaaaaaaaatggaatacgTCACTTTACCATCTGGAGGTCATCAGAAagtgttttactttgtttaaaaaatgaatctGTTTAACAACCCAAATATTCTccgaaaaaaagagaaaaaaatggtattaatGAATGACACGCAACCCAGTGATAACACAAAGAAGAGTACGGTCATTGAGAATCATACCTCCAGACTGTCACTGCCATCTGCCTCTCTGTCAATGATGTCAAAGATGTCCTCATGGATTTTTTCTCCCTGAAATGAATACATTGaccacattttaattcaaacaagTTAACGTTGTTAACCTGTAATTTCCCCACTTTTTCCCCAAACAAAAGTCTAACTCTTGCacaattattacatatttgttgTTGGATCACATCATAATTGAATTTCAATTTGGAATATGTCATAATTTAACAGCTATATCACCTAAATGTTTCATCACTCTTGTTTAATCATTCTACAGTTGATGCAATGTGCTGaatcatatttatattgttaagaaaGATACATACATTTATGATGAAATGGGGCGATTTTCTTGTGCAGTTGCTTACACAAAGTGAATAGACATTAGCTTTCGAACtctcaataataaaaattaaactggaaaaataaaGGTTGAGTTTTGCATTGTTCATCAGTATCTGTTAGCCTGTGCCGCTTGTGGATTTCGCTTGTCGGGAAACACATTTCTagcacattatttaaaaatattttgttcattcgacttttaatacaataactatattcacatttttgaaaCGGTACATCATCCCAATTATAACAAGTGTAACCGGTTTCAAAGAGTTTCAGCTATTGAATCAGCTTTCATGCACCATGTGTCTCAGCACAGGAGGCTGTTTAATTATCAGCCTTTACACGCTCATAGACAAAACTACAGAAACGCTGAATCACTTGTGCTGTCCGTGAAATAACAGTCttacacaaacatttcaaatgatttgaTCTGTTTGGGGTAATTCGCTAATTCAACCTACATGCCATTGAATAAATGTTGCAGaacttgcattaaaatgatgcaaTATGCCCAGTTTTCActatttattagtgttaatatctaataaaaatgtaactgtcaCACAATACGAACAACAAAAAAGTGAGCTTCAAAGAAATGACAACAAGTCATCACCTAAAATATAACAGGAATTTAACCTTAAATAAAAGCCAGCAATTATCTAATGTCTAACATTACTTAGTGTACCTGAGAGAAGCCACTGGCCCAGTTGTTGCCGGCTCCACCGCCATGCTCAGACAGGTAGATGTTCTCTGGGTTGTATAGGTTGGCATATGGAGAGTTCAGGATGGTGTGAATGACTCGGGGCTCCAGGTCCAACAGCACAGCACGAGGGATGTAGTGCTCATCATCTGCCTGACACAGGAGAAAAGgagcattacattttacaaaaagttCAGCTTGAGAAAGTGACAGAATGACGACTTCCATGACAATTCAGAAATATGCCATAGAATATTTCGCAGATATTTGGCATCTTATACTTCGAGTATAAGTATCGATCAAATCTTTTCTGGCAATAGTTGTCAGAAAAGTAACTTTCAATGCATTAATAGAAAGGCAAATGGAGTAATACCTTTTCATATCCAAGcaaataaacatcatttttaaatatttcattcctCAAGTCTTTGAATAcgtagtaaatatttaataaattaaaaaaacgttgGCAAATCTTGCAGTTCGTTCCTTAGATTGCATTTCATAACCTGAGCAAAAGACACACACTTATTGGGAACACACACTTATTAAAGACACACACCATATCAGTAGATCACTAATTTACATACCACACAGCTAGCCATAATGCAGAAGAAATTACTATAATATTGTGAGTCACGCAATATATTCATATCAGAAGAGAGTTTTGACACTTCATTTCAGAAGAAATATAAGCAGTCTCTTTGAAAATATTAGGATTTCAATGCAGTTTCTGTGAAATAACTAATTTTGTTCTTTAATTGGAATAGTCTTTTGTTCCGAAAAAATGGAAAGACAAGCTGtgccatttatttcaaattaattttccaTGAGATTGTGAAAAGGCCTCCACATAATTACTGCAGAGGGATAATGGACTTACATCAGCTGCATTCACTGGAACCTAGCTCCACCTGGCGGTCAATTATGGGAACTTCTAATAAACGATCAAGAATTTTAgtgagaaattacattttattttaagtttttcaaattatatacgcagattgcattttattgtgctattttatttattacttagaTCTTTACCTTAATAGTATTTGCATGTtattataatgcttttatttattaccttttttgtgCATAAGGTTTtggcaatattatatatataatacaataacttGAACTGAAATTGTTTATACTGGCCACAATACCCAAATATTGCTTGTTGTCTTCATGATAAGATGTGTCCATATACAAACTCAGTGGTTTATATCGATGAATAAAACATAGAATTTAGAGCTTGATGTGTTGTGATTATAGTTGATGATCAATTACTtatatggatggatagatgaagtAGTACATTAGTCTATATTTGTGTACCTGATAGAAGAAGACATCTTTCCGGTCTGTACCCTCAGTGGCAAACTCCTCTACGATGCCCTCTGGGCTGATGCCATGCTCAGCACATAGCTGCTTCCAAAACTCAAACCCAACTGCACAGAGAGAGACGAAACAGACGATTCAGTCTATTAATGCTGGACTCTTAAGAGCACTTGTAAAAAAGGCTATTGTCTAAGCTATTGTCATACATCATTATATATCAGTG carries:
- the LOC122342013 gene encoding LOW QUALITY PROTEIN: tubulin gamma-1 chain-like (The sequence of the model RefSeq protein was modified relative to this genomic sequence to represent the inferred CDS: inserted 2 bases in 2 codons; deleted 2 bases in 1 codon), with translation MPREIITLQLGQCGNQIGFEFWKQLCAEHGISPEGIVEEFATEGTDRKDVFFYQADDEHYIPRAVLLDLEPRVIHTILNSPYANLYNPENIYLSEHGGGAGNNWASGFSQGEKIHEDIFDIIDREADGSDSLEGFVLCHSIAGGTGSGLGSYLLERLNDRYPKKLVQTYSVFPNQDEMSDVVVQPYNSLLTLKRLTQNADCVVVLDNTALNRIATDRLHIQNPSFSQINQLVSTIMSASTTTLRYPGYMNNDLIGLIASLIPTPRLHFLMTGYTPLTTDQAVASVRKTTVLDVMRRLLQPKNVMVSTGRDRQTNHCYIAILNIIQGEVDPTQVHKSLQRIRERKLANFIPWGPXSIQVALSRRSPYLPSAHRVSGLMMANHTSISSLFERTCRQYDKLRKXEAFLEQFRKEDIFKDNFDELDNSREVVQQLVDEYRAATRPDYISWGTQEQ